The following are encoded together in the Streptomyces rapamycinicus NRRL 5491 genome:
- a CDS encoding MarR family winged helix-turn-helix transcriptional regulator, whose protein sequence is METENGTRWLSDEEQRAWRTHLDVSRLLTYQLEKDLQPFGLTMNDYEILVNLSESEDHRMRMSDLASATLQSKSRLSHQITRMENAGLVRRENCESDRRGLYAVLTEQGWDTMRKVAPHHVASVRRHFIDLLAPEDLKALYGSLVPVAEHLRTQRGRV, encoded by the coding sequence ATGGAGACCGAGAACGGCACGCGCTGGCTCAGCGACGAGGAACAGCGCGCCTGGCGCACCCACCTGGATGTCAGCCGGCTGCTGACCTACCAGCTCGAAAAAGACCTGCAGCCGTTCGGCCTGACCATGAACGACTACGAGATCCTGGTCAACCTCTCGGAGTCGGAGGACCACCGGATGCGGATGAGCGATCTCGCGTCCGCGACCCTGCAGTCCAAGAGCCGGCTGTCCCACCAGATCACCCGGATGGAGAACGCCGGCCTGGTCCGCCGCGAGAACTGCGAATCGGACCGGCGGGGGCTGTACGCCGTGCTGACCGAGCAGGGCTGGGACACCATGCGCAAGGTCGCCCCCCACCATGTGGCGTCCGTGCGCAGGCACTTCATCGATCTGCTCGCGCCGGAGGACCTCAAGGCGCTGTACGGATCGCTGGTACCCGTCGCGGAGCACCTGCGCACCCAGCGGGGCCGGGTCTAG
- a CDS encoding sensor histidine kinase has protein sequence MRKVFGSVRARAALGATLVVAVALVAAGIAVLQVLRSDLGDQARLKAQVDAREVASKIAAGAGYGSLKLDESVPVQVVDEDGRVRAVSEDLEAVKGTGSASVWPVAAVGESDDDTDDDDSGPGKVSSGEEYSDGSARVDGETADYVWAAVEATDTSGEDVTVYAGAPLATERGAVTTVRNAMLLGLPLLLVVVAAVTWLVTRRALRPVEGIRREMAAITASTDLARRVPEPGSHDEVARLARTTNETLTALEASVERQRAFVADASHELRSPVASLRTQLEVGAAHPELLDLGGAVEDVVRLQRLAADLLLLARLDAGERPTGETPVALDALVREELAQRVADRVPVRDGAAPVAVPGSRGQLAQVLGNLVDNAQRHARSGVRVTVRDEGRWAVLEVADDGAGVPEAERERIFERFVRLDDARSRDDGGAGLGLAIARDVAVRHGGTLAVRTAPEGGALFELRLPTGP, from the coding sequence GTGCGTAAGGTGTTCGGTTCGGTACGGGCGCGGGCCGCGCTGGGGGCGACCCTGGTGGTGGCGGTGGCCCTGGTGGCGGCGGGGATCGCGGTGCTCCAGGTGCTGCGCTCCGACCTGGGGGACCAGGCGCGGCTGAAGGCCCAGGTGGACGCGCGGGAGGTGGCGTCGAAGATAGCCGCCGGGGCGGGCTACGGGTCGCTGAAGCTGGACGAGAGCGTCCCGGTGCAGGTCGTGGACGAGGACGGCCGGGTGCGGGCGGTCAGCGAGGATCTGGAGGCCGTGAAGGGCACCGGGAGCGCGTCCGTGTGGCCCGTCGCGGCCGTCGGCGAGAGCGACGACGACACCGACGATGACGACAGCGGTCCCGGAAAGGTCTCCTCCGGGGAGGAGTACAGCGACGGCTCAGCCCGTGTCGACGGGGAGACCGCCGACTACGTCTGGGCGGCCGTGGAGGCCACCGACACCTCCGGCGAGGACGTCACCGTGTACGCGGGCGCGCCGCTGGCCACCGAGCGCGGCGCGGTCACCACGGTGCGGAACGCGATGCTGCTCGGGCTGCCGCTGCTGCTGGTGGTCGTGGCGGCCGTGACCTGGCTGGTGACCCGGCGCGCGCTGCGGCCCGTGGAGGGCATCCGGCGCGAGATGGCCGCCATCACGGCGAGCACGGACCTGGCCCGGCGGGTGCCCGAGCCGGGGTCGCACGACGAGGTGGCGCGGCTGGCCCGGACCACCAACGAGACGCTCACGGCGCTGGAGGCGTCCGTGGAGCGGCAGCGGGCCTTCGTGGCCGACGCCTCCCATGAGCTGCGCTCCCCGGTGGCCTCGCTCCGCACCCAGCTGGAGGTGGGCGCCGCCCATCCGGAGCTGTTGGACCTGGGCGGCGCCGTGGAGGACGTGGTGCGGCTGCAGCGGCTCGCGGCCGATCTGCTGCTGCTGGCCCGGCTGGACGCGGGGGAGCGGCCCACGGGGGAGACGCCGGTGGCGCTGGACGCCCTGGTGCGCGAGGAGCTGGCCCAGCGGGTGGCGGACCGGGTGCCGGTGCGGGACGGGGCGGCGCCGGTCGCGGTGCCGGGCTCGCGCGGGCAGCTGGCCCAGGTGCTGGGCAACCTGGTCGACAACGCCCAGCGGCACGCCAGGAGCGGGGTGCGGGTGACGGTGCGCGACGAGGGCCGGTGGGCCGTGCTGGAGGTCGCGGACGACGGCGCGGGCGTGCCCGAGGCCGAGCGGGAGCGGATCTTCGAGCGGTTCGTACGGCTCGACGACGCCCGCAGCCGCGACGATGGCGGGGCCGGGCTCGGCCTCGCCATCGCGCGGGACGTGGCGGTGCGCCACGGCGGCACGCTGGCCGTGCGGACGGCACCCGAGGGCGGCGCCCTGTTCGAGCTGCGGCTGCCGACCGGCCCCTAG
- a CDS encoding PepSY domain-containing protein, whose protein sequence is MKRIIIASVAAAALVGGGTAVAVAGTQPSSPAAASTGASLTQAAGAALKAAPGTLDSIDRDHGRWEADVLGKDGRWHEVTLDANGKVIDQRVDQDENDPEDAAEAKALRHATVSATEAARKAASRGTVTSVEFDGDHTPVWEVETVKNHKERDLLVDPRSGKVTQAPADDDHGDDDGDDD, encoded by the coding sequence ATGAAGCGCATCATCATCGCATCTGTCGCCGCAGCTGCCCTGGTCGGCGGCGGTACGGCCGTCGCCGTGGCGGGCACGCAGCCCTCATCCCCGGCGGCCGCGTCCACCGGCGCCTCGCTGACCCAGGCGGCCGGTGCCGCGCTCAAGGCCGCCCCGGGCACGTTGGACTCCATCGACCGCGACCACGGCCGCTGGGAGGCGGACGTCCTGGGCAAGGACGGCAGGTGGCACGAGGTCACGCTGGACGCCAACGGCAAGGTGATCGACCAGCGGGTGGACCAAGACGAGAACGACCCCGAGGACGCCGCCGAGGCCAAGGCCCTGCGGCACGCGACCGTCTCGGCCACCGAGGCGGCCCGGAAGGCCGCGTCCCGCGGGACGGTGACCTCCGTGGAGTTCGACGGCGACCACACCCCGGTGTGGGAGGTCGAGACCGTCAAGAACCACAAGGAGCGCGACCTGCTCGTCGACCCGCGGTCCGGCAAGGTCACCCAGGCCCCGGCCGACGACGACCACGGCGACGACGACGGCGACGACGACTAG
- a CDS encoding DUF3817 domain-containing protein: protein MDFKTATALRRLRLVSAPEAVSFLLLLICSVLKRTTDFNAVPVMGMVHGVLFILYVVFWADAWNRAKWKWQTAALYFVLSVLPTGGFFAERKLKRETEAGVIAARARKEGVVNA from the coding sequence GTGGACTTCAAGACCGCCACCGCGCTGCGCCGGCTACGCCTGGTCTCCGCGCCCGAGGCCGTGTCGTTCCTGCTGCTGCTCATCTGCTCGGTGCTCAAGCGCACCACGGACTTCAACGCGGTGCCGGTGATGGGCATGGTGCACGGCGTGCTCTTCATCCTCTACGTGGTCTTCTGGGCGGACGCCTGGAACCGCGCCAAGTGGAAGTGGCAGACCGCGGCCCTGTACTTCGTCCTCTCCGTCCTGCCCACCGGCGGCTTCTTCGCCGAGCGCAAGCTCAAGCGGGAGACCGAGGCCGGGGTGATCGCGGCCCGCGCCCGTAAGGAGGGCGTGGTCAACGCATGA
- a CDS encoding MTH1187 family thiamine-binding protein → MIVAFSVTPLGVGEDVGEYVADAVRVVRESGLPNRTDAMFTSIEGEWDEVMDVVKRAVAVVEARAPRVSVVLKADIRPGVTDGLTSKVETVERHLSD, encoded by the coding sequence ATGATCGTCGCCTTTTCGGTGACGCCGCTGGGCGTCGGCGAGGACGTGGGGGAGTACGTGGCCGACGCGGTGCGGGTGGTCCGGGAGTCGGGGCTGCCGAACCGTACGGACGCGATGTTCACCTCGATCGAGGGCGAGTGGGACGAGGTCATGGACGTCGTCAAGCGTGCCGTCGCGGTGGTGGAGGCGCGGGCGCCCCGGGTCTCGGTGGTCCTCAAGGCCGATATCCGCCCGGGTGTCACGGACGGACTGACCTCCAAGGTCGAGACGGTCGAGCGTCACCTCTCCGACTGA
- a CDS encoding AIM24 family protein: MAQFRLQGSRVLAVDLTGDSVKAKNGAMVAYEGEMTFKKRTGGGEGLRGMVTRRLTGEQMAVMEVKGHGTCYFADRASEINLVSLQGEKLYVESSNLLCTDSALRTGTSFTGLRGSAQGNGLFTTTVEGTGQAALVSAGTAVVLRVTPQTPLQVDPGAYIAHTGGLKQHFQAGVNFRALIGESGGESFQIRFEGDGLVYVQPSERNTIGGEV; this comes from the coding sequence GTGGCTCAGTTTCGGCTCCAGGGAAGCAGGGTGCTCGCGGTCGACCTGACCGGCGACTCCGTGAAGGCCAAGAACGGCGCGATGGTCGCCTACGAGGGGGAGATGACCTTCAAGAAGAGGACGGGCGGCGGGGAGGGGCTGCGCGGGATGGTGACCCGGCGGCTCACCGGCGAGCAGATGGCGGTCATGGAGGTGAAGGGGCACGGCACGTGCTACTTCGCCGACCGGGCGAGCGAGATCAACCTGGTGTCGCTGCAGGGCGAGAAGCTCTATGTGGAGTCCAGCAATCTGCTGTGCACGGACTCCGCGCTGCGCACCGGCACCTCCTTCACCGGACTGCGCGGCTCCGCGCAGGGCAACGGGCTGTTCACCACGACCGTCGAGGGCACCGGCCAGGCCGCGCTCGTCTCCGCCGGCACGGCGGTCGTGCTGCGCGTCACCCCGCAGACGCCGCTCCAGGTCGACCCGGGCGCGTACATCGCCCACACCGGCGGTCTGAAGCAGCACTTCCAGGCGGGGGTGAACTTCCGCGCGCTGATAGGCGAGAGCGGCGGGGAGTCCTTCCAGATCCGCTTCGAGGGCGACGGGCTGGTCTACGTGCAGCCCAGTGAGCGCAACACGATCGGGGGCGAGGTGTGA
- a CDS encoding ArsR/SmtB family transcription factor — protein sequence MPLHMQFGADDLLRCRFAISPLCQTHEAVRTLRRTERHGYHLPWLRRVREALAGLDLSELWLLMPVRGYTPDFLGPPPEVPYAPFEDELARMRATDPAVARRELTLSLKCTPGAAGSARGRAMLDDPAGAVQRLADVTERAWRALVEPDWPRLRALLETDIAHRSRQLAEGGLERLFADLRPALRWTDGKLTIPNSVVPAQTQDLDGRGVLLMPSVFVWPDVISGFAPPWQPTVIYPARGVGGLWREPDAVTADALVRLLGASRAAILSGLEEPASTTALAARHRLAPSSVSAHLAVLRAAGLLSSRRQGHQVLYERTPLGMALVGGG from the coding sequence ATGCCGCTGCATATGCAGTTCGGCGCCGATGATCTGCTGCGCTGCCGGTTCGCCATCTCGCCGCTGTGCCAGACCCATGAGGCGGTGCGCACGCTGCGCCGGACCGAGCGGCACGGCTATCACCTGCCGTGGCTGCGGCGGGTGCGGGAGGCGCTGGCCGGGCTCGATCTGTCGGAGCTGTGGCTGCTGATGCCGGTGCGCGGCTACACCCCGGACTTCCTGGGCCCGCCGCCGGAGGTGCCGTACGCGCCGTTCGAGGACGAGCTGGCCCGGATGCGGGCCACGGATCCCGCCGTCGCCCGCCGTGAGCTGACCCTGTCCCTGAAGTGCACGCCGGGGGCGGCCGGCTCCGCGCGCGGCCGGGCGATGCTGGACGACCCGGCGGGGGCCGTCCAGCGGCTGGCGGATGTGACCGAACGGGCCTGGCGGGCCCTGGTGGAACCGGACTGGCCCCGGCTGCGGGCGTTACTGGAGACCGATATCGCCCATCGCTCACGGCAGCTGGCCGAGGGCGGTCTGGAGCGGCTGTTCGCGGATCTGCGCCCGGCGCTGCGCTGGACCGACGGCAAGCTCACCATCCCGAATTCCGTGGTGCCCGCCCAGACGCAGGATCTCGACGGCCGCGGGGTGCTGCTGATGCCCAGCGTCTTCGTCTGGCCGGATGTGATCAGCGGCTTCGCCCCGCCGTGGCAGCCCACGGTGATCTATCCGGCGCGCGGGGTGGGCGGGCTGTGGCGGGAGCCGGACGCGGTCACGGCGGACGCGCTCGTACGGCTCCTGGGGGCCAGCCGCGCCGCGATCCTCTCCGGTCTGGAGGAGCCCGCGTCCACCACCGCCCTGGCCGCCCGGCACCGCCTGGCGCCCTCGTCGGTCTCGGCGCATCTGGCGGTGCTACGCGCCGCCGGGCTGCTCAGCTCACGCCGCCAGGGCCATCAGGTGCTGTACGAGCGCACCCCGCTGGGCATGGCCCTGGTGGGCGGGGGCTGA
- a CDS encoding MFS transporter → MATPSGPGTTGPLESRPDAPASRPELAPGADEGPPRGPGSVGYRAVFAVGEFRAVFAAHLVSMLGEVVGQLALSVLVFRLTGSPLLSALTFATSMLPYVIGGALLSAVADRFPARRVLVVCDLVHAACVAAMVVPGMPVAALLALRCVPAAISPVFSGTRSATLGDILGEGDPFVLGRSVIRITAQTAQLAGFGVGGLLLAAVSPRAALAITAAALVGSALVLRFGTRRRPARQLTGGGAPPATAGRCPLLGDSLSGIRRLFADRRIRALMLLSWVPPMFVVMPEVLLTPYSDGLGLGSVGLGLLMCGMPVGAVTSEVLVGSLLGPRARARLTLPVGVAAMLPALGYAVHPSFGWALALQVLTGCGIAYSLGLDQWFFAAVPDELRGRAMTVMTAGLMTAQGLGMAVSGAVAEFVPVHVVAATAGGCGALCSLLVALEVRRTV, encoded by the coding sequence ATGGCAACGCCCTCCGGGCCCGGCACCACGGGCCCCCTCGAGTCGCGCCCCGACGCGCCCGCCTCCCGACCCGAGCTCGCGCCCGGTGCCGACGAGGGGCCGCCGCGGGGCCCGGGGAGCGTTGGCTACCGCGCGGTGTTCGCGGTCGGTGAGTTCCGGGCCGTCTTCGCCGCGCACCTGGTCTCCATGCTCGGCGAGGTGGTCGGCCAGCTCGCGCTGTCCGTCCTGGTCTTCAGGCTCACCGGATCGCCGCTGCTGAGCGCCCTGACGTTCGCCACCTCGATGCTGCCGTACGTGATCGGCGGCGCCCTGCTGTCCGCCGTCGCCGACCGCTTCCCGGCCCGCCGGGTGCTGGTGGTCTGCGATCTGGTGCACGCCGCGTGCGTGGCCGCCATGGTGGTGCCGGGGATGCCGGTGGCGGCGCTGCTCGCGCTGCGCTGTGTGCCCGCCGCGATCTCCCCGGTGTTCAGCGGCACCCGGTCGGCGACGCTCGGCGACATCCTCGGCGAGGGCGACCCCTTCGTACTGGGCCGCTCGGTCATCCGGATCACCGCCCAGACCGCGCAGCTCGCCGGGTTCGGCGTCGGCGGGCTGCTGCTGGCCGCCGTCTCGCCGCGGGCCGCGCTGGCGATCACCGCGGCGGCGCTCGTCGGCTCGGCGCTGGTGCTCCGCTTCGGCACCCGCCGCCGCCCGGCACGGCAGCTGACCGGGGGCGGGGCTCCCCCAGCTACCGCTGGGAGGTGCCCCCTGCTCGGGGACTCGCTGAGCGGGATCCGGCGGCTGTTCGCGGACCGCCGGATCCGGGCGCTGATGCTGCTGTCGTGGGTGCCGCCGATGTTCGTGGTGATGCCCGAGGTCCTGCTGACGCCGTACTCCGATGGGCTGGGTCTCGGCTCGGTGGGTCTCGGGCTGCTGATGTGCGGGATGCCGGTGGGCGCGGTCACCAGCGAGGTGCTGGTGGGCTCGCTGCTGGGGCCGCGCGCCCGGGCCCGGCTGACGCTGCCGGTCGGCGTCGCGGCGATGCTGCCCGCCCTGGGGTACGCCGTCCATCCGTCGTTCGGCTGGGCGCTGGCCCTCCAGGTGCTGACCGGCTGCGGTATCGCCTACAGCCTCGGCCTCGACCAGTGGTTCTTCGCCGCCGTCCCCGATGAGCTGCGCGGCCGGGCGATGACGGTGATGACGGCCGGGCTGATGACCGCGCAGGGTCTCGGCATGGCGGTCTCGGGCGCGGTCGCCGAGTTCGTACCGGTCCATGTGGTGGCCGCGACCGCGGGCGGCTGCGGGGCGCTGTGCTCGCTGCTGGTGGCGCTGGAGGTGCGGCGTACGGTCTGA
- a CDS encoding AIM24 family protein, which translates to MNGPVIHDAWTLPVDDNINPYAFSVDLNGQWFLQKGKMVAYYGQIDFQGVGLGHLDHLIAHSFHSPLHAADWVVAEGQGKMVLADRAFDVNSYDLDDGNLSIRSGNLLAFQPSLSLKQSIVPGFLTLIGTGKFVAASNGPVVFMEPPIRVDPQALVGWADCPTPCHHYDHQYLRGFLGAVRSRTGIGGASGEEHQFEFVGAGTVLLQSTEEVVAEISVGETGGTGS; encoded by the coding sequence GTGAACGGCCCCGTCATCCATGACGCCTGGACGCTGCCCGTCGACGACAACATCAATCCGTACGCCTTCAGCGTGGATCTGAACGGCCAGTGGTTCCTGCAGAAGGGGAAGATGGTCGCCTACTACGGGCAGATCGACTTCCAGGGCGTCGGACTCGGCCACCTCGACCACCTCATCGCCCACAGCTTCCACTCCCCGCTGCACGCCGCGGACTGGGTGGTGGCCGAGGGGCAGGGCAAGATGGTGCTCGCGGACCGCGCCTTCGACGTCAACTCCTACGACCTGGACGACGGCAACCTCTCCATCCGGTCCGGCAATCTGCTCGCCTTCCAGCCCTCGCTGTCCCTGAAGCAGTCCATCGTCCCGGGCTTCCTCACCCTCATCGGCACGGGGAAGTTCGTGGCCGCCTCCAACGGGCCCGTGGTCTTCATGGAGCCGCCGATCCGGGTGGATCCGCAGGCGCTGGTCGGCTGGGCGGACTGCCCGACGCCGTGCCACCACTACGACCACCAGTATCTGCGCGGCTTCCTCGGGGCCGTCCGGTCGCGTACGGGCATCGGGGGCGCGTCGGGCGAGGAGCACCAATTCGAGTTCGTGGGCGCGGGGACCGTACTGCTCCAGTCCACGGAGGAGGTCGTCGCCGAGATATCGGTCGGCGAGACAGGGGGTACCGGTTCGTGA
- the meaB gene encoding methylmalonyl Co-A mutase-associated GTPase MeaB, with protein sequence MADVPTLVEQARQGRPRAVARLISLVEGASPRLREVMAALAPLAGGAYVVGVTGSPGVGKSTSTSALVSAYRRAGKRVGVLAVDPSSPFSGGALLGDRVRMSEHASDPGVYIRSMATRGHLGGLAWAAPQAIRVLDAAGCDVILVETVGVGQSEVEIAAQADTSVLLLAPGMGDGIQAAKAGILEIGDVYVVNKADREGADATARELNHMLGLGESRSPGDWRPPIVKTVAARGEGIEEVVEALEKHRAWMEEHGVLAERRMRRAAGEVETIAVTALRERIGDLHGDRRLGALAERVVAGELDPYTAADELVAAVTEQG encoded by the coding sequence ATGGCTGATGTGCCCACGCTGGTGGAGCAGGCACGGCAGGGGCGGCCGCGTGCGGTCGCCCGGCTGATCTCGCTGGTCGAGGGCGCCTCGCCGCGGCTGCGCGAAGTGATGGCCGCGCTCGCTCCGCTGGCCGGGGGCGCGTATGTGGTCGGGGTGACCGGCTCGCCGGGGGTCGGCAAGTCCACGTCGACCTCCGCGCTCGTCTCCGCCTACCGGCGGGCGGGCAAGCGGGTGGGCGTGCTCGCCGTGGACCCCTCCTCGCCGTTCTCCGGCGGGGCGCTCCTCGGCGACCGGGTACGGATGTCGGAGCACGCCTCCGACCCCGGCGTCTACATCCGCTCCATGGCCACCCGCGGCCACCTCGGCGGGCTCGCCTGGGCCGCCCCGCAGGCCATCCGGGTGCTGGACGCGGCCGGCTGCGATGTGATCCTGGTCGAGACGGTGGGCGTCGGCCAGTCCGAGGTCGAGATCGCCGCCCAGGCCGACACCAGCGTGCTGCTGCTCGCGCCGGGGATGGGCGACGGGATCCAGGCGGCCAAGGCCGGGATCCTGGAGATCGGCGACGTGTACGTGGTCAACAAGGCCGACCGGGAGGGCGCCGATGCCACGGCCCGCGAGCTCAACCACATGCTGGGGCTGGGCGAGTCGCGGTCGCCGGGCGACTGGCGGCCGCCGATCGTGAAGACCGTGGCGGCGCGCGGCGAGGGGATCGAGGAGGTCGTCGAGGCGCTGGAGAAGCACCGGGCGTGGATGGAGGAGCACGGTGTGCTCGCGGAGCGCCGGATGCGGCGGGCGGCGGGCGAGGTCGAGACGATCGCGGTGACGGCGCTGCGGGAGCGGATCGGCGATCTGCACGGCGATCGGCGGTTGGGGGCGCTCGCGGAGCGGGTCGTCGCGGGTGAGCTGGATCCGTACACGGCGGCGGACGAACTGGTGGCGGCGGTGACCGAGCAGGGCTAG
- a CDS encoding AIM24 family protein has product MPFNILTSRMVEAQVMPGQTLFSQRGAMLAYRGDVRFTPSITGGQGGVRGMIGRRVANEATPLMTVEGQGTVMFGHGGHHVHVIDLVGDTLYVESDRLLAFDGSLRQGTMFLGSQGGVMGMVRGQVTGQGLFTTTLEGHGSAAVMAHGGVLELPIGPGRPVHVDPQAYVAHRGDVRNKLSTAIGWREMVGRGSGEAFQLELSGTGMVYVQASEEKL; this is encoded by the coding sequence ATGCCGTTCAACATCCTCACCTCGCGGATGGTGGAGGCCCAGGTGATGCCCGGGCAGACCCTGTTCAGCCAGCGTGGCGCGATGCTCGCCTACCGCGGGGACGTACGGTTCACCCCCAGCATCACCGGCGGCCAGGGCGGGGTGCGGGGCATGATCGGGCGGCGGGTCGCCAATGAGGCCACCCCGCTGATGACCGTCGAGGGCCAGGGCACGGTGATGTTCGGGCACGGCGGCCACCACGTCCATGTGATCGACCTGGTCGGCGACACCCTCTATGTGGAGTCGGACCGGCTGCTGGCCTTCGACGGCTCGCTGCGCCAGGGCACGATGTTCCTGGGCTCCCAGGGCGGGGTGATGGGCATGGTGCGCGGCCAGGTCACCGGCCAGGGGCTGTTCACCACCACCCTGGAGGGGCACGGCTCGGCGGCGGTCATGGCGCACGGCGGGGTGCTGGAACTGCCGATCGGCCCGGGACGCCCGGTGCACGTCGATCCGCAAGCCTATGTCGCCCACCGGGGTGATGTTCGCAATAAGCTCTCGACGGCGATCGGCTGGCGCGAAATGGTGGGCCGCGGCTCGGGCGAGGCGTTCCAACTGGAGCTGTCCGGCACCGGCATGGTCTACGTCCAGGCATCGGAGGAGAAGCTGTGA
- a CDS encoding response regulator transcription factor, whose protein sequence is MRLLIVEDERRLALSLAKGLRAEGFAVDVAHDGQEGLHRAQEGVYDLVVLDIMLPGLNGYRVCGALRAAGNEVPILMLTAKDGEYDEAEGLDTGADDYLTKPFSYVVLVARVRALLRRRGPGASPVVRVGPLTVDRGARRVERDGREVPLTAKEFSVLEQLATRAGYVVSKAEILEHVWDFAYDGDPNIVEVYVSALRRKLGAGLIETVRGAGYRLRA, encoded by the coding sequence ATGCGTTTGCTGATCGTGGAGGACGAGCGGCGGCTGGCCCTGTCGCTGGCCAAGGGGCTGCGGGCGGAGGGGTTCGCCGTCGATGTGGCGCACGACGGCCAGGAGGGGCTGCATCGTGCGCAGGAGGGGGTGTACGACCTCGTCGTCCTCGACATCATGCTGCCGGGGCTGAACGGCTACCGCGTATGCGGGGCGCTCCGGGCGGCCGGGAACGAGGTGCCGATCCTGATGCTCACCGCCAAGGACGGCGAGTACGACGAGGCAGAGGGGCTCGACACCGGGGCCGACGACTATCTGACCAAGCCGTTCTCGTATGTGGTGCTGGTGGCGCGGGTGCGGGCGCTGTTGCGGCGGCGCGGCCCGGGGGCCTCGCCCGTGGTGCGGGTGGGGCCGCTGACCGTGGACCGGGGCGCGCGCCGGGTGGAGCGGGACGGCCGGGAGGTGCCGCTGACCGCCAAGGAGTTCTCCGTGCTGGAGCAATTGGCGACGCGGGCGGGGTACGTGGTTTCCAAGGCGGAGATCCTGGAGCATGTGTGGGACTTCGCCTATGACGGCGACCCCAACATCGTCGAGGTGTATGTGAGCGCCCTGCGCCGCAAGTTGGGCGCGGGTCTCATCGAGACCGTACGGGGAGCGGGGTACCGGCTCCGTGCGTAA